TGCATTGACGAAAACACAAACACCTTACCTCCAGCTTTCTTCACTGACTTAACCAACCCAACATACTTATGCCTCGTCTCAATCTCAACGCTCCTGAAAGATCATCGGTGATCAAAAGGGTCTCAATTGCCAGCATCTCATGTGCAGTTTCCACACTCTTGGAACCGTAACATGCACGATCAGAGTTACTCGTTACCATGTCTAAGAACTCCTTAAACGCCCTAATCTCTAGCACAACATTCGTTTCTCTGATCAAATTTATGACTGCATTGTCGTTCAAAACCTCGCTCAAATTATGTGTATTACTTGGACTTGTAGTGGCAACAACAATGCGTGACTTCTTGTCTTCAATAGACTTCAGCTTCAACCTCTGTGCTTCTGGGAGTAAATAACCTCGAAACTCATCTTTTACACAACCAGGACTTCCTATTACGACACACCGTATAGTACTAAAATCCACATGCTTCACAAAAGTATGAAAAACATTCTCAAAAAGCTTGTCAGAACTCagaattagaagaagaagaagaagtagaaccATTAATCTCAGCACAAAGCGTGGTGACCCTTTTCCCAACCAAGAACACGTGAGCCAAACCTTGTTGCATGAGAACCACTGCCAGGTCAGCACTCGAAGCCATGTTACAACCTTCATGTAACGTGTCGATTGCAATCGAGTCCTAAACCTTCTTGGTGAGAACAAACTCCTCGTTCTTCTCGAGAGTTAACGTACGAAACGACCCAGTTGGGACGTGTTCGTTGGCTATGATGTTCTTGCCTTGGACTCGCATGGTGGATGAAACCTTGTCGTAATTGACGGCTGTGATTGTGATTTCGAGGCTGAGTTTGACACGAGCGGTGGTGATCTTGCCTGAGTCGTGGATTTTGTGGGAAGAGGTGGTGGTGATAAAGTCACCGGGCAGGACGAGATTGTATAGTAACCATAGGTCGTTTGGTTCTTCAGGGATGATCTTGACTGTTCTTGGTTTGTCAAGAACGATGTTTTTCTAATTCCCACgagcttaattgttttttttttttttttcttggaatgATGTTGTGAAATCTCTGATTATTTATAATTGGACTTTCCTTGTATGGATCGGACTGTGTTTTTTCCTAGTCTGGTTTGGATGTAGGTCTTAGGTTcggttaatttgtttgttttaaggaATTGAAATTGCACTTATGAATTCAATTACAATTCCGATTCTGAATCTGATGCGAATTTGAGCTAGAATCATGTTATATTGTCCGGATGGCATGGCATAGAAGGAAAAGGAGAGCTGGAGGGATTGATTCTTAAATTCCTCATT
The sequence above is drawn from the Quercus robur chromosome 7, dhQueRobu3.1, whole genome shotgun sequence genome and encodes:
- the LOC126690820 gene encoding protein PELOTA 1-like encodes the protein MVLLLLLLLILSSDKLFENVFHTFVKHVDFSTIRCVVIGSPGCVKDEFRGYLLPEAQRLKLKSIEDKKSRIVVATTSPSNTHNLSEVLNDNAVINLIRETNVVLEIRAFKEFLDMVTSNSDRACYGSKSVETAHEMLAIETLLITDDLSGALRLRRGISMLGWLSQ